The bacterium DNA segment CGAGCGCTTTGGTGCTGGCGCCGCCGGGATTCCCTACCGACCAGATCCAATTGATCTTGTCCTGCGTCAGGCGGCAACCTTGGTTGAGCTGGCGATCAAAACCCGAGACATGCACGCCGATGATGGAATGGGCCAGCACAGATTGCTGTGCTTGTTGATCATCATAGGCATAGACATAGAACACCGGCGAGCCGCTGTTGCCCGGCTCGGTGTTGATGTGATATTGGAAACGCTCCTGGTTGTCGGAGAGCGCGCGGATGGTATCGCCTTCCAGATTTTGCTTCTCCTCGTCTCCCGTGACCGCGCCGTAGCCGCACACGATGATGGGTTCGGGGATGGACATGTTGAGTTCTTCCAGCGCATCAAAGTACTGGCCATTCGGCGGCGGCGTATTGACGCGCAATACGGCGAGATCAAAATCAAATCCGCCGTCATAGCGCGGGTGGTACGCCCAGTCCGCGCGATTGACCCGGAAAGAGCCGAAGGGTTCTTTGTTGGCAGGATCGTTGGCATTGAGGCCGGGCGTAACGATGATGTGAGAGGCCTGGGTGCGCGTTCTCCAAGCGATGACATTGTGGGCGCAGGTCAGAATGCGATCTTCCGCGATGTAGAAGCCGGTGCCGATGCCGGGGCTCGAGCTGCCGGGCATGAAGATCTTGAACTGGCAAATTGCCGAATGCGGAAAGAACGTCGTGATCGGCACGCCCGCACGCCAGCGCGCATAGCGTTTCGTCCACTCCCAAATCATGTGGAGGGCGTCCAGGAAGCCAGTGGGCCGGTAATCCGGCTCCACAATTCGCATGGCGCGCGCGGCTACGGGAGTGGTGCCCGCGTTCCCGTTTTGCCCGCTGGGAATGGGAACGCCTGCGGGATGAGATTCATCGGTGCGCATTGCCACGCCCTGGCTCGAGGCAGCCGCTTTGGGAAAGCACGAGCTGCTTTGCACCAGGCGCATGTAGTAATCCCAATCCCAAACCGCATTGGGGCAGGCTCGATGGCTGGTGTTGGGGTCGGCCTCGGCGTGGCCGAGAATGTGTTGGCGGTCGAGCGGAATATTGTAGCGGTCCGCCAGCCAGCGCACCAACGCGGCGGAGCTGCGGTACTGTGCCTCGGTGGGATGCAAACCGCGGGTATTGGCATTGTGCTCGATTCCGATGCTGTCGGAATTGGCGCTGCCAGCGTGCCAGGCAACCCGATCGTGCGTCACCATCTGCACCACTTCGCCATCCTGCCCGACGATGTAGTGGGCGCTGACCTTTCTGGCCGTGCCGTCACGCTCCACGGGATTCTGAAACCAGCCAACCGTACCGTTGATATTGGCGCCGCCGTCGGTAATGTGAATGATGATGCGTCGGATTTCGCTGACGCTGCGCGTGCCGCCGAACCACTTGGCTGGAACAAAGCGGCTGGCTTGGGGGTACTCGGGATCGGTGCGTGACTGCGTCGCAGCCATGGCCTGGGGCTTTGCGTGCTCATCCGGAATGGGCCCCTCGATGGCATAGTCTTCGGCACTCATGGTCATGGGACCAAAGCCGTCGTCATATTCGAACGCTGCGCCAGTGCTCGCCGTTGACAGCATGGCTGGGCGTTCCGCCCCCGCCGTGCTGCCATTGGCCGGCGCAGGAGTCGCACCATTGGCAGGCCTTGCCGCTTGGCCGTTGATTTGTTCTGTGCCGGGCCGGGCGAGATCGCCTGCCCAGGTCAATGCGCCGTGGCTGGCCTGCCCATAGCCGTTGCCAGCCTCCGAGCGAGAACGCGGCAGGGTGCTCAACCGCCGGGCTGTGCGCCCCGAGAAGGTCTGGAGGCCGATGTAAGGGCTGGCGTCGGTGGGCGAGCTGATTTCAACAATTTTGCTGCCGCCGCCATCCGCGAAAGTGGCGAAGCCGTAGAAGAGCTTGGGTTGACCGGCGAAGCGTTGCAGCGCCGCCTGCGGCACCAGATAGACCGCCTGCCCGCGCTCGACCCGCAAGACGCCCTGCTCGCGGCTCGAGTAGAAATTGGCGTGCGTGCGCCGATTCTTCTGGTCAGCGCGAAACAAAGAGGGATCAGTGGCGAGGGCCACTTCAAACCAGGGGTGCTCACCGGTGGTGACGGTGAAGCCGAGCACCGAAAAACGATCGCTGACTTCCATGCGTGTAGGACGGATCATCGTTGCCATCCTGACCTCCTTGGTAAACTATTGTGGCCTGCAGAGCTGGCCGTGCAAACCCGCTCCACCCGCAAGCATGGGCGTTGCGTTCTTCCCAGCTCCGCAAGGCAGCTCGAATACATTCATGAATTCTGAAAACCGTAGCTGGCGAGCAGGCGGCGCCACGCCTGTTCGTCGTAGTTGTATCTTTGCAAGCGATAACGCGGATTCTCCGGCTCGCCCTGCCTTTCAATGATTCCCTCGCCCGCGAGACGCTCGAGAGTTCTCGCCAATTGTGCGACCTCCACCCGCAAGCGCTGGCGCATGATCCACCATTCCGCGATCCCTTCCAATGTGTCGGAGGCATCGGGGTTTGCGCTCAAGTAGCCCAACACGGCCTCTGCAATTTCGTTTTCCCGCAGGCGCGCGCACTGGTTAAGACGGTCGTCGGTCAAGTTAGCCTCCGCTTTGGGAACTAACCTCTACAAGCCGAATGCCAGTGCCGACTCTTTCCGGGCTACTGTAGACGCGTCAATGAGTTGCGTCCTGCGCTGCTGCGCAGCTCGCCGCGAAAGTGGGGGAACTTCGCCCCACCTGTTGTAATGCCAATCCTGCGCCGGCTGCCTGCGAATGCAGCAGTTGAGGATGGGGTCGGATCACCCCATCCCCTGGGGAGTATCCTCCCCCACACCTCCAGCCTTGGTTCGAAAGCGATCCGCCTTGATGCCATGTTTTTTCAACATGCGGTTGAGGTCCCGCCTGTCCTTGCCGGCAGTACGGGCCGCGCGGCTGACGTTGCCATCATATTCCCTCATCAGTCGCACGAGATAGGCTGTTTCAAAATCGGAGATTGCCTCTTGCTTCATCGCGTTGAAGGGACGAAGTTCGTCACTGTTGCAGCGGGAAGCGATCGGCGCTTTCGCTCCGGCTGCCATGGGAATATCGAGATGAGCATGAGTGATCTCAGTCGATCGGCAGTAGTAGACGCCGCGAATGATAGCGTTCTCCAATTCCCGAACGTTTCCCGGCCAGTCATGGTCTTGCAGGCTTGCCAGTGTTTCCGGAGCCAGGCGAAGATTCTTGCGATCGGGAGGGCTGTGCTTGTCGAGGAAGTGGTCCACCAGGGCAGGAATGTCCTCCTTGCGTTCCCGCAGCGGAGGAAGTTGGATGAAGAACACACCCAGGCGATAGTACAGGTCGGCCCGAAACACGCCGGCATGTACGAGGAGATCAAGAGCGGCGTTCGTGGCGGCGATGATGCGCACGTCGGCCGGCCGCTCGCGGTTGCCGCCCACCGCGCGATACTTCTTGTCCTGCAACACGCGCAG contains these protein-coding regions:
- a CDS encoding sigma-54 dependent transcriptional regulator yields the protein MEQLIKRLGERLGVSRLVGHAPAFILAIHQLPEVAQSNASVLISGETGTGKELVARALHYLSNRASGPFVALNCGTLPDSLLETELFGHERGAFTDARTRRAGLIAEASGGTLFLDEIDSLSPRAQVTLLRVLQDKKYRAVGGNRERPADVRIIAATNAALDLLVHAGVFRADLYYRLGVFFIQLPPLRERKEDIPALVDHFLDKHSPPDRKNLRLAPETLASLQDHDWPGNVRELENAIIRGVYYCRSTEITHAHLDIPMAAGAKAPIASRCNSDELRPFNAMKQEAISDFETAYLVRLMREYDGNVSRAARTAGKDRRDLNRMLKKHGIKADRFRTKAGGVGEDTPQGMG
- a CDS encoding N-acetylmuramoyl-L-alanine amidase, whose protein sequence is MATMIRPTRMEVSDRFSVLGFTVTTGEHPWFEVALATDPSLFRADQKNRRTHANFYSSREQGVLRVERGQAVYLVPQAALQRFAGQPKLFYGFATFADGGGSKIVEISSPTDASPYIGLQTFSGRTARRLSTLPRSRSEAGNGYGQASHGALTWAGDLARPGTEQINGQAARPANGATPAPANGSTAGAERPAMLSTASTGAAFEYDDGFGPMTMSAEDYAIEGPIPDEHAKPQAMAATQSRTDPEYPQASRFVPAKWFGGTRSVSEIRRIIIHITDGGANINGTVGWFQNPVERDGTARKVSAHYIVGQDGEVVQMVTHDRVAWHAGSANSDSIGIEHNANTRGLHPTEAQYRSSAALVRWLADRYNIPLDRQHILGHAEADPNTSHRACPNAVWDWDYYMRLVQSSSCFPKAAASSQGVAMRTDESHPAGVPIPSGQNGNAGTTPVAARAMRIVEPDYRPTGFLDALHMIWEWTKRYARWRAGVPITTFFPHSAICQFKIFMPGSSSPGIGTGFYIAEDRILTCAHNVIAWRTRTQASHIIVTPGLNANDPANKEPFGSFRVNRADWAYHPRYDGGFDFDLAVLRVNTPPPNGQYFDALEELNMSIPEPIIVCGYGAVTGDEEKQNLEGDTIRALSDNQERFQYHINTEPGNSGSPVFYVYAYDDQQAQQSVLAHSIIGVHVSGFDRQLNQGCRLTQDKINWIWSVGNPGGASTKALGTATTHARQTATLGGSRAAAGGCDPHNGAPAGQEAPAQTEVAMPAAATLSQGQSFDVNWNEVELVPQLTNMSCWAAAAAMVVGWRDRLSIDPAEIAAGAGRWQEYHTGLYPRDHAALGQAWRLVAEPPQSYTVEGFRRLLETNGPLWIGVAVPSGHAVTVTGVYGDGTPEGTFVRYNDPWPAGKGQHQSVKGFREFMREYENRATTNGPGNVNVQILHASGTSGRMIGAGSPSRTAHAKGMSGNGATSKPMQVVEIASAIVGATMTRILDNEGDVHWELDKLQGFKHLNDNAANAGGQVREMTINVPGPHWASVFGQDAIYADFEVSFQYDGRSLGNILITPVRTNDAVGWGLTVKANIMDDRRAFRQPPDNTTFAAIKLQFHYRFDSPIYSDALARTDLILYGNGTFGQRFAWTQD